In Lolium rigidum isolate FL_2022 chromosome 7, APGP_CSIRO_Lrig_0.1, whole genome shotgun sequence, the DNA window ACCCGTGATAAACATCACTTTCCCGAGCTGATCCACAGTGACTTAGCCCCTCACAACCAAGCACCTCACACACAAGGtgactaacacacacatcacagtCACAGGGGTAGTCACCAGGGTATTGTCGACCAAGAAGTACAGAGCACCTAGTTATAGCTAACACAATCTAACACAATCGCAGGTGCCATGTGTCGCTTGGCGAGCTTGCCGCCACGTCgcaggtggtcttttttgtcaatttcattcggaggtggtcctttttgacaattcACTCGTGGAGGTGGTCTTTTTTCCCAAAAAATCATATTGATGCTAGATATATGTTTGTTGATGCCACTGAATATTTTGTGTGTACTAATGTCCCACAGGCTACCACTGCAGAAACTTCAAAGTATGTCAGTGTTGTTTCCATATTATCATTTTTTGCACTTGCATGGCTCCTTTACATCCATTCTTGTAATAGTTTCCCCATCACAGACGGGGGCAGAGAACAGGAAGAAGGGAGGCGGCGTTACTCTGCTCCTGTACTATCGTCACGGGGGGTGGAGGGTGAAAGTGCAAATTGATCTTCTAGCACTCTCAGAAAAGTATATTACACACTTATCCCCCATCACAGACGGCCACATCACCCTGGTACTCCATCGCATAGTTTTGTAGTACCAGGGTACCATGAAATTCCTCTGGAAAATACCCAATTAAACTCAAGAAAAGATTACATGATAGGTAACACAGAGTCGATATATGAATCAATCATCGAAAAAAGGTGATAACGCGGAGCCTTTACTCACTTTTGGATAGATTAAAAACTATCCCCTCCACCATCCCAAACCCCTTGGTGCGGAAATATAAGAAAAGTTAACAAGGCCTTCAATAATAAGCTTctactttttttttgagggtgaaacagtggggaaaaaccccactgcaatttttattattatttaaaagtTAAAGAGTTACAAGTGCACCAGGAGTGCAAaactaaagaagaagaagaaagaaaactaAGACTAAATCTAGAACTATTGACCAAGCTAAGGAAGCATGAAAGACTGAAGCCATGTTTTAAATGCTGCTTCCCATTTCTTCTTCATTCTGTAAGAGAGCAACTGAAGCTCTTGCTTAAGCACAGTCTTCTAGGCCAAAAAAGAGGGCGTTTGTCCTTCAAAGATCTTTCTGTTTCTGACAATCCAAATGGACCATGAAGCCAGCATGATAATCTCGACCGCAAATGGCAGATTTATTTTCTCTTTAATGCCATAAAAGTCTTCCGGAATTGAGTGCTGGTTTGAGATTTGAGGGCATAAAAATGACCAGCATTGTTGTGCAAAAGGACAACTCCAGAAAAGATGAACTAATGTTTCTTCTTGACTGCATTGCAAAAGGACAACTCCAGAAAAGCTTCTACTTCCTTGGATTGTTTTTTGGTTGTTCCCAACCGCTTGCTGGCCAGTTGGTGGCCATCTATCTCAAAAGTTGTGTGAATACGGCAGCAAACAAGGCATGGAATGCGTGGGCAGCTACTCGTCGGAATCTGGTCAGATGGCATTGGCTATTCAGGCGGGCATCCCTACCTAAGATTTTGCCGACACATTCCTCTACAGTTCAACTAATCTTATCCACAGTTCAACAACTCCATTGTCGACCATTGTTCAACTACCCCATTGTCCAAATACAGTGTTCTTATGCCAAGCGAAGGAGAAgtacataaaaataaataaataaatatttattTCAGCTCAAGTAGATGTGAAATAGAATGCACCGTTTGACTTGTTTTCATAAATTCGAAGCTAACGAAACAATTACCCACGGTTCTTGAGGAACCATTCATCAGGTTGACGATGGTACTTGATACAACACAATCGATAATTTGGTATCACTTCACACAGTTGTTCCAACAAGACTGCGACACGAGACCAAGACTCAGGAGTAGAATCAAAGTTACTGGAAATACGACATGAAAATAAACGTCGGTCTTACGCGCGTGCAAGAGTAAGTGCTCTGCTAGCTGATGCATTCTCAGCCACCACGGCACTGGTACTTGCTGTTGCATCCCCGATTGGTGTAGGAACCTCCGCGCGCCGGGCACGGCCCGTTGCAGGCCGCCTTGTTCTTGTTCAGGGCTCCCGTGCCGATGCCGGCCAGGACCCGGCGGTGCACCTCCATATCAACAGTGAACTCCGGGGCAACGCTGTCCTCCAGCATGGACAATGACGGAGGCGGCGACATCAGCTGCTGCACCGCCGCGTCGATGCTGTAGGCCGCCTGCATGTCGCCGGCGGCGGGGCCGGCGATCGCAAGCGCGACGCCGAGGACGATCAGAAGTGTGGTGCTCACCTTTCTGCCCATTCTCTGTCACTCGGGCTTTGTAGCTTGCTTGCAAGGGATGTTCTCGTGCTTGGCAATGGTTTAGAACTGGAGGAGAGCCTCGCGAGCTTAGGAGCTCGAGCTTATaaacggcgttggtcgtattgggcAGTTCTCATGTCCCCGTTTGGGTTAGTTATATCTGCCCTTGCTTGATTCCAAAAGCTTATTTCCCCTGCACAGCTCAACTAGCTTCACTTTTTGGTCGTATAGAAATATGAAGTCGGTATAGTGCGCACAAACCAACCAACTACTCATTATTGTCTCCAATCATGGGACTGGCATGCACACTTTTGCGCCTTTGTCGACAAGCTACGGCCCCAAAGAGCTTCGATCGGAAGTTCAGATAGATTCACACAACTGAACTCGAATATGACTAGTACTACTGTGTATCGAGATAGTATAAATGGGCACTCaaaatatgatcctctaaatctcTGACTAGTTCTCGCGGAACAATAAAATGAGATCGTTCTGCTTTTCTCGGAACAACGGAGCGGTATGGCCCTAACATAACGCGAAATCACGGTACAACCTGGATCCACGTGCATTTCTGCGTGCTAAATGACCTGTTGCGCTACCGCGCAAATAGCACAATCAAGTCAGAATTTAAAACATAAGTTTTAGCCTATTTTAATATTAAAAATTAGTCTGTAATTTAGCAGCTTTGGTATCTTGCAGACACACTATTCTATCGAGGTTCTGCAGCAAGATATAACAATTTAGTATAATTTCACACTTTTTTTCAGCTTTTATGCTTTTGTATAAGCTTTCCCACCAAATTATGGTTATTGTACCGAAAAAGACGCGGCGGTGCACCTCCATATCTAGTGGTGGACCTATGTTGAAACAAAACTGGGCCATGTTCCGCCCAGTTTAGCCCAAAACACTGAAGAGTGGGAAGAAAAAATGgcccaaaaatacaaaaatatatgGTCTTCTTTGGGCTGGCCCGCTCAACAATTGTGATGTAGTTCCGCCACTGTCCATATCAACGGTGAACGCTGGGGCAGCGCTGTCCTCCAACATGCATAAtgaccactagtggaaaacaggcctaatgtcgcgggtcgtatgacccttttgtcgcgggcggccagccgcgacaagggaggcgcgacaaaagtccccccttttgtcgcgggtcgcttacgacccgcgacataaggtccaccacgtggcagccgcggggcgcgcaggggacaggcccttttgtcgcgggtggtaatacgctactagaagtggtacacgttcattcattatatatatatagatcgatcaaatagtcgacctatatacgaaaatgagatgagtatgactatatcaatcttgataacgaaatattgacgataataaataaagttgtgagtgttattgcttacgttgaatttatttttgttctgcttctcagtggttaacatgcgaatggactcgcaaacgtagtatccacatagattcgtcccttgtggctgccgaGGGCACGGTACGAGAGTAAATGTTAGATTCTCCGCCTGCgtaccgtccttacgatgtctcttgaaagcggtccaagccccgtcgatgcaaaagaatgattgaatgagtggataattaatcgatatctcacgaaagatatagcgcggcgatgaaggaaattacacttggagcaactctcGCAAGTCGcggacccgtccacgcctctactcagtgggtctcttacttcaactattcccttatcgggttgaatgtctagtagaatccaagtggaagctgcacatgttatgtatatacgtcgtgaattacacttaacatcgagtaagaaaaattgaatgtgcataaaagatcattaagactctcactcgtagttgtaaggaaacaatattgaatcacagaaatatt includes these proteins:
- the LOC124679472 gene encoding uncharacterized protein LOC124679472, giving the protein MGRKVSTTLLIVLGVALAIAGPAAGDMQAAYSIDAAVQQLMSPPPSLSMLEDSVAPEFTVDMEVHRRVLAGIGTGALNKNKAACNGPCPARGGSYTNRGCNSKYQCRGG